A genome region from Meriones unguiculatus strain TT.TT164.6M chromosome 2, Bangor_MerUng_6.1, whole genome shotgun sequence includes the following:
- the LOC110557375 gene encoding protein BUD31 homolog: protein MPKVKRSRKAPPDGWELIEPTLDELDQKMREAETEPHEGKRKVESLWPIFRIHHQKTRYIFDLFNRRKAISRELYEYCIKEGYADKNLIAKWKKQGYENLCCLRCIQTRDTNFGTNCICRVPKSKLEVGRIIECTHCGCRGCSG, encoded by the coding sequence ATGCCCAAAGTCAAGAGAAGCCGGAAAGCGCCGCCGGATGGCTGGGAGCTGATTGAACCAACGCTGGATGAACTGGATCAGAAGATGAGAGAGGCTGAAACTGAGCCCCACGAGGGAAAGCGGAAAGTGGAGTCTCTGTGGCCCATCTTCAGGATCCACCATCAAAAAACTCGTTACATCTTCGACCTCTTTAACCGAAGGAAAGCCATCAGCAGAGAGCTGTACGAGTATTGTATTAAAGAAGGCTACGCCGACAAGAACCTCATCGCCAAGTGGAAAAAGCAGGGCTACGAGAACCTGTGCTGCCTGCGCTGCATTCAGACTCGAGACACCAACTTCGGAACCAACTGCATCTGCCGCGTTCCCAAAAGCAAGCTGGAAGTGGGCCGCATCATCGAGTGCACGCACTGCGGCTGCCGGGGCTGCTCCGGGTGA